One region of Trinickia violacea genomic DNA includes:
- a CDS encoding choline ABC transporter substrate-binding protein: protein MAALAATLWVSAMTIPARAAEPATCKNVHMADVGWTDIAATTGLASTMLSALGYTPSKTIASVPITFAGIKSKQIDLFLGYWSPSMDPIIEPFVKSGSVKVLQTPNLTGAKFTLAVPDYVYQGGLKTFADLAKYADKLQYRIYGIEPGNDGNQLIDKMIKTNKDGIGKFKLVESSEAGMLVQVNRALRDKQWIVFLAWEPHPMNAQMKINYLAGGDDVFGPNYGEAKVYTVEPPDYAERCPNVAKFASNLQFTTTMENHLMIPIMNREDPNTAAAEWIKANPQVLDKWLAGVTTIDGKPGLPAVKAYLSSH from the coding sequence ATGGCAGCCTTAGCGGCCACCCTATGGGTCTCGGCGATGACCATTCCTGCACGTGCCGCTGAACCCGCGACTTGCAAGAACGTCCACATGGCGGATGTCGGTTGGACCGACATCGCCGCGACTACCGGGCTCGCATCCACCATGCTGTCAGCACTGGGGTATACGCCATCGAAGACCATCGCATCGGTACCGATTACGTTTGCGGGGATAAAGAGTAAGCAGATCGATCTCTTTCTGGGTTACTGGTCACCTTCGATGGATCCGATCATCGAACCGTTCGTAAAGAGCGGGTCAGTCAAAGTTCTCCAGACACCCAACCTGACGGGTGCCAAGTTCACATTGGCGGTTCCTGACTATGTCTATCAAGGCGGGCTGAAGACCTTCGCTGACCTAGCCAAATATGCGGATAAATTGCAGTACCGAATTTACGGAATCGAGCCCGGAAACGATGGCAATCAGTTGATCGACAAGATGATCAAGACTAACAAGGACGGCATCGGGAAGTTCAAGCTGGTCGAGTCGAGTGAGGCGGGCATGCTTGTACAGGTAAACCGCGCTTTGCGGGACAAGCAGTGGATCGTTTTCCTGGCATGGGAACCTCATCCGATGAACGCACAGATGAAAATCAATTATCTCGCTGGCGGCGATGACGTTTTCGGTCCCAACTACGGCGAGGCCAAGGTTTATACGGTAGAGCCGCCTGACTACGCCGAACGCTGTCCGAACGTCGCGAAGTTTGCCTCAAACCTGCAGTTTACGACCACGATGGAGAACCATCTGATGATCCCGATCATGAACCGAGAGGATCCCAATACGGCTGCGGCTGAGTGGATCAAGGCCAATCCTCAGGTGTTGGATAAGTGGCTCGCAGGTGTGACAACCATTGATGGCAAGCCGGGCCTTCCTGCCGTGAAAGCGTATCTGTCATCGCACTAG
- a CDS encoding DUF1302 domain-containing protein yields the protein MSTKVGRVLWPTVCGAIISSPAAAYTFDTGIGDLQGSWVSNITGGMAIRTQNPSCALTGDPNAYGCGSGANVAQWSNGDNGDLNYRKGQPYSGYLSATSELLLTMPSEGYKFLVRATAMYDFAASNTDRTELSPGAYDQVVKQAQLLDLWVEKDFNIGNERAHVRVGNQVINWGESYFASGGINATNALDIQKLYIPGTQLKQALLPAPMVSVASGLPYGFSTEGYVQVQWNGNKYPPVGSYWSTSNVFGRGSLPGSFNSNNFNVGGIDAGTIAGMTPGNNSSNNNGLINTISSNLVNGQYTGLQTSPIGVPYSTVLPSSSPQFGVKLGYKPPNADINFGFYYENYIDKAPVLSYLANGSSQWSYLKNRQLFGVSSNFSLGDWAIGSELSYRPHDAVAMSACFAPGGPADAQSNGVSGVDCAAYKDMKKFQLDVNAQLNLTKSSYPMLKLIGADMAVFTAEITAIDYPGLSTSAQYQSTINGKTVYQVVDAGYGTWLNYNSGLGYPIAAAQGTARSVGLTMDFNWTYDGTVIPGWQMTPGITFYDAVSGYTPTFSANYEQGAKSINFYLLFNQNPQVWQAGLNFTMYFGGNAVSQPFADRNFVGLFVTRNF from the coding sequence ATGAGTACAAAAGTAGGTCGTGTGTTATGGCCCACCGTGTGCGGCGCGATTATCTCGTCGCCTGCGGCGGCGTATACGTTCGATACGGGGATTGGAGACCTGCAGGGATCGTGGGTATCGAACATCACGGGTGGCATGGCGATACGGACGCAGAACCCGAGCTGTGCGCTGACCGGCGATCCAAATGCCTACGGCTGCGGGAGCGGCGCAAACGTCGCGCAGTGGTCGAACGGCGACAACGGCGACCTCAACTACCGCAAGGGCCAACCGTACAGCGGCTACTTGAGCGCGACGAGCGAGCTGCTGCTGACGATGCCGAGCGAAGGCTATAAGTTCCTCGTTCGCGCGACCGCGATGTACGACTTCGCGGCGTCGAACACGGACCGCACGGAGCTTTCGCCAGGCGCTTACGATCAGGTCGTGAAACAGGCGCAGCTGCTGGACCTGTGGGTCGAAAAGGATTTCAACATCGGCAATGAACGCGCTCACGTTCGCGTCGGCAATCAGGTGATCAACTGGGGGGAGAGCTACTTCGCGTCCGGCGGGATCAACGCGACGAACGCGCTCGACATCCAGAAGCTCTACATTCCCGGCACCCAGCTCAAGCAGGCGCTGCTGCCTGCGCCGATGGTCAGTGTCGCGAGCGGTTTGCCCTACGGCTTTTCCACTGAGGGCTATGTGCAGGTGCAGTGGAACGGCAACAAGTATCCGCCGGTGGGCAGCTATTGGTCGACGTCGAACGTGTTCGGCCGAGGCTCATTGCCGGGTTCGTTCAACTCGAACAACTTCAACGTCGGCGGCATCGACGCCGGTACGATTGCGGGTATGACGCCCGGCAACAACAGCAGCAATAACAATGGGCTCATCAACACGATCAGTTCGAATCTCGTGAACGGCCAGTACACCGGTCTGCAGACGAGCCCGATCGGCGTGCCGTACAGCACCGTGTTGCCGAGCAGCAGTCCGCAGTTCGGCGTGAAGCTCGGCTACAAGCCGCCGAATGCCGACATCAACTTCGGGTTCTATTACGAGAACTACATCGACAAAGCGCCGGTGCTGTCATACCTCGCGAACGGCTCGTCGCAATGGTCGTATCTGAAGAACCGGCAGCTGTTCGGCGTCAGCTCGAACTTTTCGCTCGGCGACTGGGCGATCGGCTCGGAGCTTTCATACCGGCCGCACGACGCGGTGGCGATGTCCGCATGTTTTGCGCCGGGTGGTCCGGCCGATGCGCAATCGAACGGCGTGTCCGGCGTCGATTGCGCGGCTTACAAGGATATGAAGAAGTTTCAGCTCGACGTGAACGCACAGCTGAACCTGACGAAGTCCTCCTATCCGATGCTGAAGCTGATCGGTGCCGACATGGCGGTATTCACGGCGGAAATCACGGCGATCGACTATCCCGGGCTCAGCACGAGCGCGCAGTACCAAAGCACCATCAATGGCAAGACTGTCTACCAGGTGGTGGACGCGGGCTACGGCACGTGGCTGAACTACAACTCGGGTCTCGGCTATCCGATCGCGGCGGCTCAGGGCACCGCACGCTCGGTCGGACTGACTATGGACTTCAACTGGACCTATGACGGCACGGTGATCCCAGGCTGGCAAATGACGCCGGGCATCACGTTCTACGACGCGGTCTCGGGCTACACGCCGACTTTCTCGGCCAACTACGAGCAAGGCGCGAAATCGATCAACTTCTATCTGCTGTTCAACCAAAACCCGCAGGTGTGGCAAGCGGGCCTCAATTTCACGATGTACTTCGGCGGCAATGCGGTATCGCAGCCTTTTGCCGACCGCAACTTCGTCGGCCTGTTTGTGACGCGCAATTTTTAA
- the gcvA gene encoding transcriptional regulator GcvA, whose protein sequence is MISRTRHLPPLSYLAAFEAAARHESFTSAADELCVTQSAVSRQIRLLEETLGCALFVRLHKSVTLTEAGRKFQRTVNAALELLAAAAYALRVEASSSTVTVSTDLAFASHWLIPRLPQFRSEHPEIVIHVDASDEDTKQIRKGADLAIQFGDGYWPACNARFLLEEEIFPVCAPAYLSRVAPMERTQDLLRATLIHLETRHWDWMDWTTWFAHNDIILTEQRQDLYINNYPAVLQAAISGQGIAMGWRYLADDMLSTGVLVRPIETSVRTGQGFYLLHPSDSLLTPEAKVFCDWIVQQCTK, encoded by the coding sequence ATGATTAGTCGAACGAGACATCTTCCGCCGCTATCGTATCTAGCCGCATTTGAGGCGGCGGCTCGGCACGAGAGTTTCACGAGTGCTGCCGATGAGCTGTGCGTGACGCAAAGCGCGGTTAGCCGACAAATCCGCCTGCTCGAGGAGACGCTCGGCTGCGCGCTGTTTGTCCGTTTGCACAAGTCGGTAACGCTCACTGAAGCGGGACGAAAATTCCAGCGGACCGTTAATGCGGCGCTGGAACTGCTGGCCGCTGCCGCATACGCGCTGAGAGTCGAGGCGTCATCTTCGACGGTCACGGTGTCGACCGACTTGGCGTTTGCGTCGCACTGGCTGATTCCTCGCCTGCCGCAGTTTCGCTCCGAGCATCCCGAAATTGTCATTCACGTCGACGCCTCCGACGAGGACACGAAGCAAATCAGGAAAGGGGCAGATCTCGCGATTCAATTTGGCGATGGCTACTGGCCAGCGTGTAACGCGCGATTCTTGCTCGAGGAAGAAATATTTCCGGTGTGTGCCCCCGCGTATCTGTCTCGAGTCGCACCGATGGAGCGAACGCAAGATCTTTTGCGGGCGACGCTGATCCATCTGGAGACGCGCCATTGGGACTGGATGGATTGGACGACCTGGTTTGCGCACAACGACATTATTCTGACCGAACAACGGCAAGACCTCTACATCAACAACTATCCGGCTGTTTTGCAGGCCGCCATAAGCGGGCAAGGTATCGCAATGGGGTGGCGATACCTTGCCGATGACATGTTGTCAACCGGGGTGCTCGTCCGACCCATCGAGACTTCGGTTCGTACCGGACAGGGCTTTTATCTCTTGCACCCGAGCGACAGCTTATTGACCCCTGAGGCGAAAGTGTTTTGCGATTGGATAGTCCAACAATGCACGAAATAG
- a CDS encoding efflux RND transporter permease subunit, which yields MLNSIRHLEEWLFSRRFLVLGAFVAFTAVMAFFGVQLRMDAGFEKQIPIGHEYVKTFKQYRADLFGANRLTVVVKSKHGTIWTKEGLSRLAAVTQAVAYLPNVDRLGVQSLWTPNSFVNEITEDGFRSQPIIPGTVTPDGLTPQIIAHIQRSAVEGNFIGSLVSRDETAAMITADIGEVGANGQKIDYIQYNHLLEQKLRKPYEDGNYDVEIIGFAKQIGDIADGAKSVLLFCAIALLLTALAVYWYCHSIRFTVLPIACSLTSLVWQFGTLRLLGFGLDPLGVLVPFLVFAIGVSHGVQQINFITRELAHGKSSLEAARHSFTGLLIPGTLALVTALVSFVTLLMIPIPMIRELAITASLGVGYKILTNLVMLPLAASCFHFTKAYADKAMKKREQRAGWLRKLARVAEPRNAGVVLVVVAAVFATAVWQSRDRVVGTLQPGAPELRPDARFNRDAMVIASGFDVGLDWLSVVVEAPPNSCENPAVGAFDDKLTYALKDVPGVVSISSYSDMLRAYNEGYNEGNPKMSVVPIDSGNYAGLSTEIGRVRGYLNKDCSMTAIHLYLSDHKATTINGAIDAVKRFRDTHPTPGIHVRLAAGNAGVLAAINDEVARSELPMMLYVYAAIVLLVFIVYRDLRAVLACCLPLTVGTFIGYWFMKAFEIGLTVATLPVMVLAVGIGVDYAFYIYNRLQIHLAAGEPIVKALEHSILEVGMATIFTAITLAIGVATWSFSALKFQADMGKLLAFMFIVNLVMAMTALPALAVLLERVFPRRKPVRAPGVLSH from the coding sequence ATACTCAACAGCATCCGTCATCTCGAGGAATGGCTTTTCTCGCGCCGCTTCCTCGTATTGGGCGCCTTCGTCGCCTTTACGGCGGTCATGGCATTTTTCGGCGTACAACTGCGCATGGACGCGGGCTTCGAGAAGCAGATTCCGATCGGTCACGAATATGTGAAGACGTTCAAGCAGTACCGGGCAGACTTGTTCGGCGCGAACAGGCTGACAGTCGTCGTCAAGTCGAAACACGGCACGATCTGGACGAAGGAGGGGCTGTCCCGGCTGGCGGCCGTCACACAGGCCGTCGCTTATCTGCCCAACGTCGACCGGTTGGGTGTCCAGTCGCTATGGACACCGAATAGTTTTGTTAACGAGATTACGGAGGACGGCTTTCGCTCGCAGCCGATCATTCCCGGCACCGTGACACCGGACGGATTGACGCCTCAGATCATCGCGCACATTCAGCGCTCTGCCGTGGAAGGCAACTTCATCGGCTCGCTTGTCTCACGCGACGAAACGGCTGCCATGATCACGGCGGACATCGGCGAGGTGGGCGCAAACGGCCAGAAGATCGATTATATCCAGTACAACCACCTGCTGGAACAGAAACTGCGCAAGCCCTATGAAGACGGGAACTACGATGTGGAAATTATCGGCTTCGCGAAGCAGATCGGGGATATCGCCGACGGCGCGAAGTCGGTGCTGCTCTTCTGCGCGATCGCGCTGCTGCTGACTGCGCTTGCCGTCTACTGGTATTGCCATTCGATCCGCTTCACTGTGCTGCCGATCGCATGTTCCTTGACTTCGCTCGTTTGGCAGTTCGGCACTTTACGGCTGCTCGGATTCGGCCTCGATCCGCTCGGCGTGCTTGTGCCGTTTCTCGTCTTTGCGATCGGCGTATCGCATGGCGTGCAACAGATCAACTTCATCACGCGGGAACTCGCTCACGGCAAGTCTTCGCTGGAGGCGGCACGTCACAGCTTCACGGGCCTCTTGATTCCCGGCACGCTCGCCCTCGTCACCGCACTCGTCTCGTTCGTGACGCTCTTGATGATCCCGATCCCGATGATTCGCGAGCTCGCGATCACGGCATCGCTTGGCGTCGGATACAAGATCCTGACGAATCTCGTCATGCTGCCGCTTGCCGCATCGTGCTTCCATTTCACAAAGGCGTACGCCGACAAGGCAATGAAAAAACGCGAGCAGCGCGCGGGGTGGCTGCGCAAGTTGGCTCGCGTGGCCGAACCGCGTAATGCCGGCGTTGTGCTTGTTGTTGTTGCCGCCGTGTTCGCGACAGCCGTTTGGCAAAGCCGCGATCGGGTGGTCGGCACCTTGCAACCCGGCGCGCCCGAGCTGCGACCCGACGCACGATTCAATCGCGACGCGATGGTGATCGCGAGCGGCTTCGACGTCGGGCTCGACTGGCTGTCGGTCGTGGTCGAGGCCCCGCCAAATTCTTGCGAAAACCCCGCCGTCGGCGCATTCGACGACAAGCTGACGTACGCGCTTAAGGACGTACCTGGCGTCGTATCGATCAGCTCTTATTCAGACATGCTGCGTGCCTACAATGAAGGCTACAACGAAGGCAATCCGAAGATGAGCGTGGTGCCGATCGATTCCGGCAACTATGCGGGTTTGAGCACGGAGATCGGGCGCGTACGTGGTTACCTGAACAAGGATTGCAGCATGACGGCGATTCATCTCTATTTGTCGGACCACAAAGCGACCACAATCAATGGTGCGATCGACGCCGTCAAGCGCTTTCGCGACACGCATCCGACACCGGGCATTCACGTCCGGCTTGCAGCCGGAAACGCGGGCGTGCTCGCGGCGATCAACGACGAGGTCGCGAGGAGCGAACTGCCGATGATGCTTTACGTCTATGCGGCGATCGTGCTGCTCGTCTTCATCGTTTACCGCGATTTGCGCGCCGTGCTTGCCTGCTGCTTGCCGCTCACGGTCGGCACCTTTATCGGCTACTGGTTCATGAAGGCGTTCGAAATTGGGCTCACGGTCGCCACGTTGCCCGTCATGGTGCTCGCGGTCGGCATCGGCGTTGATTATGCGTTTTACATCTACAACCGGCTGCAAATTCATCTCGCTGCAGGCGAGCCTATCGTGAAGGCGCTAGAGCATTCGATCC
- a CDS encoding GlxA family transcriptional regulator: MNTLFEHYGFLILQKYSMIALTSAIEALRMANQLLQSNHYRWSIYSVDDRTTYASNGLAAGPARPMDLARPLPDIVFVCGGWDVRDAVDGGATQLLRLLAERGVALGGLCTGAYALMACGLLKEYRCAVHWEVLSELHAEFPDVRFVDELFAIDRDRITCTGGTAPLDLMLHLITEDLGQGIARNISEQFSIECLRTVSDPQPIPVASRVGFSRGELIESVRLMEANIDEPLSVPELASLAGVSERKLQRVFKESLSATPHEYYVGIRLRHARKLIRYSNMSIERVSQECGFRNGPNFSRAFRSFFGYAPSDERRAKESC; the protein is encoded by the coding sequence ATGAATACGCTATTTGAGCATTACGGATTCCTCATCTTGCAAAAGTATTCGATGATTGCGCTGACCAGCGCGATCGAGGCACTTCGCATGGCAAATCAACTTCTCCAGTCGAATCACTACCGGTGGTCCATCTATTCGGTTGACGACCGGACGACGTACGCCAGCAATGGCCTCGCTGCGGGACCGGCTCGGCCGATGGATTTGGCGCGGCCATTGCCGGACATCGTATTCGTCTGTGGGGGTTGGGACGTGCGTGACGCGGTGGATGGTGGCGCAACTCAACTGCTTCGGTTGTTGGCCGAACGTGGCGTCGCGCTGGGTGGTCTGTGCACGGGCGCCTACGCACTGATGGCGTGCGGTCTCTTGAAAGAATACCGATGCGCGGTTCACTGGGAAGTGCTTTCGGAATTGCATGCTGAGTTTCCCGACGTTCGTTTCGTCGACGAACTCTTTGCCATTGATCGCGACCGGATTACATGTACTGGCGGTACGGCACCTTTGGACTTGATGCTTCATCTGATCACCGAAGACCTAGGGCAAGGCATCGCCCGAAATATCTCGGAGCAGTTCTCGATCGAGTGTCTCAGAACAGTCTCGGATCCGCAGCCGATACCCGTCGCCTCGCGCGTAGGTTTTTCCCGCGGCGAGTTAATCGAATCGGTCCGTTTGATGGAGGCAAATATCGATGAACCCCTTAGTGTTCCCGAGTTGGCCAGTCTGGCGGGCGTATCGGAGCGCAAACTGCAGCGAGTTTTTAAGGAGTCTTTAAGTGCGACTCCGCATGAATACTATGTCGGCATTCGATTGAGGCACGCGCGGAAATTGATCCGGTACTCGAATATGTCGATCGAAAGAGTCAGCCAGGAGTGCGGCTTTCGCAACGGGCCGAATTTCAGCCGTGCCTTTCGGTCTTTCTTTGGTTATGCGCCAAGCGACGAGCGGCGAGCCAAGGAATCCTGCTAG
- a CDS encoding thioesterase family protein, producing MNDEPVVYAGKVLEKWIDYNEHMNDACYVSVFSESIDNLMDYIGIDEKFRAFEGVSIYTLQTSVHYLKELGLGGSLAVSARLLEYDSKKLRVFLTMGDPSFAEHFATMEALLLHVDMTVRRSSPFRTKTLEKIGALFAAQREKPWPARAGEGISLQKGR from the coding sequence ATGAACGACGAACCAGTTGTCTATGCAGGAAAAGTCCTCGAGAAATGGATCGACTACAACGAGCATATGAACGACGCTTGCTATGTCAGCGTGTTCAGCGAGTCGATCGACAACCTGATGGACTACATTGGAATCGATGAGAAGTTCAGGGCATTTGAGGGTGTATCGATCTATACGCTGCAGACGTCCGTGCACTATCTGAAGGAACTCGGCCTGGGCGGTTCGCTTGCAGTCTCGGCACGTTTGCTCGAATACGACAGTAAGAAATTGCGGGTGTTTCTGACCATGGGAGATCCATCATTCGCTGAGCACTTTGCAACGATGGAAGCCTTGCTCTTGCACGTGGACATGACCGTGCGGCGAAGTTCGCCGTTTCGGACGAAAACCCTGGAGAAGATCGGGGCGCTCTTTGCCGCTCAGCGGGAAAAGCCGTGGCCGGCGCGCGCGGGCGAGGGAATATCGTTGCAGAAAGGACGCTGA
- a CDS encoding SDR family NAD(P)-dependent oxidoreductase → MSSNLTNKVALVTGGLGGIGRAICARFVKEGATVFAADLADAESAPGTTFVKLDVSVEEDVRKVMRVIHERCGKLDILVNAAGIEIEKTIEETSLSEWNRIFSINVTGTFLVSKYALALMRKGGAASIINFGSYDGFIADPGLAAYCATKGAVHALTRAVACDHGPEGIRVNAICPGYIDTPMLRGFFRDYGDIESLETAVRNVHPIRRYGTPDDVANLVNWLTSDEAKYASGQLWILDGGLSAQVQQMRL, encoded by the coding sequence ATGAGTTCGAATCTGACAAACAAGGTTGCTTTGGTGACCGGTGGTCTCGGTGGTATTGGTCGAGCTATCTGTGCTCGGTTTGTGAAGGAAGGAGCGACCGTATTCGCGGCGGACCTCGCCGATGCCGAGAGCGCTCCGGGCACGACGTTCGTCAAGCTCGATGTGAGTGTCGAGGAAGATGTGCGAAAGGTGATGCGCGTCATTCACGAGCGCTGTGGGAAGCTCGACATTCTGGTCAATGCTGCGGGCATCGAGATTGAAAAGACCATTGAGGAGACCAGCCTGTCGGAGTGGAACCGAATCTTTTCGATCAATGTTACTGGCACTTTTCTTGTCTCTAAGTATGCCCTCGCGCTGATGCGCAAAGGTGGGGCAGCAAGCATCATCAACTTCGGTTCATACGATGGATTTATCGCAGACCCGGGTTTGGCGGCCTATTGCGCCACCAAGGGTGCGGTGCATGCGCTGACACGGGCAGTGGCTTGCGACCATGGTCCGGAAGGTATTCGTGTCAATGCGATCTGTCCTGGCTATATCGATACACCGATGTTGCGGGGCTTTTTTCGTGATTACGGTGATATCGAAAGCCTCGAAACCGCAGTACGTAACGTCCACCCGATACGCCGGTACGGTACGCCGGATGATGTCGCAAACCTCGTTAACTGGCTAACTTCCGACGAAGCGAAGTATGCATCGGGGCAGCTTTGGATACTCGATGGTGGACTGTCCGCACAGGTTCAGCAAATGAGGCTGTAG
- a CDS encoding DUF1329 domain-containing protein, which translates to MAAADGQLALVLSIKTEAGDWKEQFMKLRQLVVAFAAMGLMSNAAWPVSQQDVARLGQDLTPTGAEKTGSKDGSIPAFEGESKPLPGWTYGKVRADYWKYKDEKPLFVIDATNVDKYADKLTPGQIQMLKQVKGYTMPVYPTHRECGLPTSVEDNTKAGAIKSAIAKDGWSLESATLPGVPFPIPQNGVEVMWNWLMRYQGVAAEWPDAYTIVSPRPGSSQSIVTRWNQLIYYPWAKSGQHSPQDNGGLQNGFYYLYTEPAALAGQGTMQRYYFSKDTDTYYYFTGQRRVRRLPAYSYDAPLIGFENQYPADISFVFYGNPDRFDWKLVGKKEIYVPYDGFAMQRFNTKLDDAMGPNFLNPNMRRYELHRVWEIEGTVKAGMRHSTPKKTLFVDEDSWLVAVGDDYDAQGKIWKAKENYITPEWEIGACASAASVYNDLVSGRYVFDETVVGTGKDIKFYPPGSSDPRLTDQYFTGENLSAISDR; encoded by the coding sequence ATGGCCGCCGCGGACGGGCAGCTAGCACTTGTATTGTCTATAAAAACCGAGGCAGGTGACTGGAAGGAGCAATTCATGAAACTTCGTCAATTAGTTGTCGCCTTTGCGGCAATGGGTTTGATGTCGAATGCGGCGTGGCCAGTATCTCAGCAGGACGTTGCCCGATTGGGACAGGACCTGACGCCGACCGGTGCAGAAAAGACAGGCAGCAAGGACGGCTCGATCCCCGCATTCGAAGGCGAATCGAAGCCGCTGCCGGGATGGACATACGGAAAGGTGCGCGCAGACTACTGGAAATATAAGGACGAGAAACCGCTTTTCGTCATCGATGCGACGAACGTCGACAAATATGCGGACAAGCTCACTCCCGGGCAGATCCAGATGCTAAAGCAGGTCAAGGGATACACGATGCCCGTATATCCGACGCATCGCGAGTGCGGTTTGCCGACTTCAGTTGAGGACAACACGAAGGCAGGGGCAATCAAATCGGCTATCGCGAAGGATGGCTGGTCGCTTGAGAGTGCGACGCTCCCGGGTGTGCCATTCCCGATTCCGCAAAATGGTGTCGAGGTCATGTGGAACTGGTTGATGCGTTACCAAGGGGTGGCGGCGGAGTGGCCGGACGCCTATACCATCGTTTCGCCGCGTCCGGGTTCGAGTCAGTCGATCGTCACGCGATGGAATCAGCTGATCTACTACCCGTGGGCGAAAAGCGGGCAGCACTCTCCGCAGGACAACGGCGGACTGCAGAACGGGTTCTATTACCTATATACCGAGCCTGCCGCACTAGCCGGCCAGGGTACGATGCAGCGGTACTACTTCAGCAAGGACACCGATACCTACTACTACTTTACGGGTCAGCGCCGTGTCCGCCGCCTGCCGGCGTATTCGTACGACGCGCCACTGATCGGCTTCGAGAATCAATATCCGGCCGACATCTCGTTCGTGTTCTATGGCAACCCCGACCGGTTCGACTGGAAGCTTGTCGGCAAGAAGGAGATCTACGTCCCCTATGACGGGTTCGCAATGCAGCGCTTCAACACCAAGCTCGACGACGCGATGGGTCCAAACTTCCTCAACCCGAATATGCGTCGCTACGAATTGCATCGGGTCTGGGAAATTGAAGGTACGGTCAAGGCCGGCATGCGTCACTCGACGCCAAAGAAAACGCTCTTTGTCGACGAGGACAGCTGGCTCGTAGCGGTGGGTGACGACTACGACGCGCAAGGCAAGATCTGGAAGGCGAAAGAGAACTACATCACGCCGGAATGGGAGATCGGTGCCTGCGCGTCGGCCGCATCTGTCTACAACGATCTCGTCAGCGGTCGTTACGTGTTCGATGAAACGGTCGTCGGCACGGGGAAGGACATCAAGTTCTATCCGCCCGGCTCGAGCGACCCGCGCCTGACTGATCAGTATTTTACCGGGGAAAACCTGAGCGCGATCAGCGACCGCTGA